Sequence from the Methanosarcina siciliae T4/M genome:
CCAGTGAACCCCTTATGCTTAACATCGGGACTGCAACGACCGTAGGGATCGTCACAAGTGCCAGGAAAAACGAAGCCGAGGTGGCACTCAAGCGTCCGATAAGCGCAGCCGTTGGGGCGATGGTTGCTATCAGCAGGAGAATCGATTCCCGCTGGCGGCTAATTGGAGTAGGGGTAATAAAGAGTTGAAAATCATAATCGATACTAACGGGTTCATGATCCCTGTCCAGTTCGGAGTGGATATCTTCGAAGAACTGAAAAGGCTGGGTTTTAATGAGTTCTATGTGCCTGAAGCTGTTGTATTTGAAATAGAAAAACTCATAAAGCGGGAAAAAGGTTCAAACAGGACGGCCGCAAAGGTTGCCAGGTCAATGATGGACAGAGGCGAACGAATAGCCGGAACGGGGCCTGCGGATGATGTGATTCTCAGGCTCGCGGGCGAGATGGAAGCGGCTGTTCTGACAAACGATATAGGGTTGAAGCGCAGACTTGCCGAATGCGGGATCCAGACCGTGTCTCTGCGCCAGAAAAACAGACTGGATTTTGTCTGAAAATCCCACCGGACATTTCCGGGCAGCAGTTCCATTGATTAAATTAGGGTGATTAGCAGATGTATAAATTAATGAAACTCGTTGATACTGTTCGCATTCCTCCGACCCTTTTAGGGGAGGAAATAATGCCTACCGTTAAAAACGCGTTACGGGAAAAACTTGAGGGGCAGGTCGACAAAAAGCTTGGCTCCCTTGTCGCTGTTTACAATATCGACGAGGTCGGAGAGGGGCACATCCTCGTAGGAGACGGGGCTGTGTACTATGATGTGACATTCGAAGCCATAATGTTCATTCCGGAGCTTCAGGAGATTATTGAAGGAGAGGTCGTGGAAGCTGTTGGCTTTGGGGTTTTTGTTGGAATGGGCCCGATGGACGGGCTGCTCCACGTCAGCCAGATTACTGACGACTTTATTTCTTATGATGCCAAAAATGCAAGGCTTGTCACTAAAAACGGAGGCAAATCAATTTCCGAAGGGGACCATGTAAGGGCCAGAATTGTCGCGGTTAGCATCAACGAAAGGGAACCAAAGGAAAGCAAGATCGGGCTTACTATGCGCCAGACTGCCCTCGGAAAACTGCAGTGGCTCGAAGAAGCCCGCAGGAAGAAACAACCTCAGGAAGTCCCAGGCGAAGAGACTGCCTGAATAAAAGAAGGCAAAAGAGGAATTTGCAATGTCAGAAAAAGTCTGTCGACACTGCTTGAGGGTCCTGGATGGGCAAACCTGTCCTGTTTGCGGAACTTCGGACCTTGCGGAAGAATGGAGTGGACTTGTTATTATCCTTGATACGGAACGCTCGGAAATCGCAAAAAAACTCGGGGTTGACATCCCGGATAGATTTGCCTTGAAGGTGCGCTGAGTTGAGTGTTCATATCGAGCTTCCGACAGAACTTCGCCCACTCATGAAAAAACCCCTGGGTACTTTATACAGGGGGAAGGGCAGGGATACCGTAGAAAAGTTTGTAGGAGAGCTTGCGAGCCCCACAAAACTTATATCCGTAGGGGATGTTACTACCTTCCACCTGCTAGAAGCCGGGATTATTCCGGACATCTGTATTGTGGATAACCGCACCAAAAGGAAACCGGTATCCAGAGATGTGTCGGACCGGAACAGGGATAAGGTCTATGAAGAAGTTTCGGTTGACAACCCTGCAGGGATTATCACCGATGAGCTGATAAAAACCCTTTGCGAAGCGTTTGCCTCAGAAAAACTTCTCCGTATTTTTGTAAGGGGAGAAGAGGATCTGGCAACCCTTCCTGTTATCCTTATGGCTCCGCTGGGATCCGTGGTCCTTTACGGGCAGCCCGATGAAGGCGTGGTCTTTGTGAAGGTCACTGAAAAAAAGAAAGAGGAAATAAGGGTACTTTTTGAAAAGCTCATCAGCAAAAATCAGAATACTGAACTGGATAAAATACGGAGAATTTTAGATGGACATAAAGATCCTTAAAGACAAAAATAATTCACTTTTAAACAGAAGGGAACTGGATTTCATCGTGAAATATGAAGGTTCGACTCCTTCCAGAAGTGACGTGAGGAACAAACTTGCTGCAATGTTGAACGCTCCCCTTGAACTGCTGGTCGTCCAGAAAATCAAGACCGAATACGGAATGCAGGAAAGCAAGGGTTATGCAAAGCTCTACGCAGAAGAAGCCCGCATGAAGCAGGTAGAACAGGAATATGTCCTGAAAAGAAACCCTGCCCCGGGAGCAGAAACTGAGGAAGAAGAGGCTTAAGCCTTACCGAGGTGTATAAACATGGCAGTAAAAGATTACTACAAAGTTCAGGGCGACTCCGTAACCAGACTCAAACAATTCTGTCCCAGATGCGGACCCGGCATATTCCTTGCCGACCACAAAAACCGCCTTGCCTGCGGAAAGTGCGGCTACACCGAATTCAAGAAATAACCCGCAAGGGAAATCACAACTCATTTTTCAACTTGGACCGCAGGAGTTTTCCTGCGGCTTCTTTCATTCATGACCTCTTCCTGAGGAAAACATACCAAGCTCTTTTTGAAATCGATTCAACCTCTTTTTTGAAATATATTTAAGGATTTTCTTCACACTCCCGGGTTTCACAATTAAATTTCAAGTCTCTTCTTTGCAATTTTATAACAAATTGACTACTTTTCCAAGGAAATTGCCTCAGAACTCCTCCCAATATTTATATTTTTAAGATCCTAATTATTTATTTCATAAAAGAGAATTAAATCATATCTTAAGGATATTTTCATGCAATAATTTATCTATTTTGTATGCCAAGTTTTAGTAAGAAATAGCATCCAAGATTATTTCATTTTTTGAAGATATCTACAGGATATCTATGAAAAAATTACAGTCAGAGAGCTGAAAAAAGTCATCTTGCAAGAGAAAAAATAAAAAGGAGAAGGATAAAATATGCCTGAGAAAAGCGCGAAAACAAAAATAACCAGAGTAAAGAATGTTCATATAACAAACCTGAAAGTAAAGGGTCTTAGACCAAAACCCCTGATTATAAAGAACCTGAATTTGAAAGAAGTCAGGAAAGCAAAGGGGTAACATGTCAGAGAAAAGCACAAGAACGAAGATCATTACCATAAAGGACTCGGACATAAAAAACTTTAAAATAAAAGGTCTTGGGCCAAAACCCTTCATCATAAAGAACCTTACCTTAAAAAATGTCAGGCTGATCTTCAAACTCCCGCCGGAAAAGAAAGAGTAAGAGAAGTCGGGTATTCCTGCAAAAAAACAGAAAAAAAGTTTCGTAAATAAGGAATAATAAATATATAACTCCAAGTATTCTTGTTCTTAATATATAATTTGTTAATACTCGATTCCAGACAGGTTCTCCAAATCCAGGGCAGCTCACAACTTTCCCGACATTCAGTAAATTTCCTCCGATAAACCCTATTATGAGAGAAGGAGAAGCTACTGCAGGCCCAGGGCAGACCAGGACAGAAGAAGGGGTGCAAAAGCTAAAGTTATTGAAATTAAAATTTCGACCTTTTTTGCAAAGAACCGCCTCATTAGAAATATATATTAAATAAACGAAAGGAAAAAATTGTGGGAAATTTGAGAAAAATTTTCTCTATTCCCCTTTGTTTTTCCATTTTTTCCCATGTTTTTCCTTCTTTTTTCCTAATCATATCATTGCAAACATATCCACAACATCATCAAAGTCTATCCTCCCGTTCCCGTTGAAGTCGAAGTACTCCACCGGCATGTTTTCCTCTATCCAGTCCATGTTATGGAAGTATGCCACTATATCCACGAAACTGAACTCTCCATTTCCGGTAAGGTCTTCATAGAGTCCATCTCCGTCAAGATCTTTTGGAGCATATTCCTGATCAGGAAGGGGTGAAAGAAGGGTTACTTCAATTGTCCCTGCCAAAAGAACTGGTTCGATGGAGTCTCCGGAATCTTCCTCCAGACGTTTAACCCCTATCGAAAGGTTCGCAGATCCTTTCTCCTTTCCGGAAACCGTGAGAGTAGCAAGCACAACATCTGCTGCTCCTTCCTGAACGGCATCTTCCAGGTCAACAGTCTTCATGTAGATAGAAGTCGCTGGCAGGGTAGAGTTCTGAGTAATCAGAGCCCAGGAGGGGTACTCTATGTCAACTATTTCGGCAATGGCCGGATCGTCGATAGAAACGGTCAGGTTGTAGCCTGAAAGACCTGCAGGGAAATTGCTGGCAACGACACTTATTTCAGTAGATTCGTTTTCTGAAACTGAGGAACTTTCAGGGTCGAAATAGAGACTAACGGTTGACCCGGAAATCTCGGAAACCTCTATGTAATCCGATTTTGACTCAAAGTCAGAACCAGCGGCATTTTCTACAGTCAGATTTACGGTGTAGTTACCTGCTGCAGAATAAGTATGCATGGGGCTCGATTCATTAGAGGTCGCACCGTCGCCGAAGTCCCAGAACCAGGAGGTTGGAGAGCCGGTCGAGTTATCGGTGAATTGGACGGCCAGGGGTGCAATTCCCAATGTCGGCGTCGCGGTGAAATTTGCGTAAACATAGTTCGTTGAAAAGTCATCGATATCGGCACCGAAACTATAACTTCCGATCCATTTTACTGCTACCGTGTGGACTCCCGAGTAGTTCGTCGGGATAGTATACTGGGTCCATACGTTTGAAGTAGCAGCAGGCTGCGCCACAAGGACATCGTCAATATACACATAATATGTCCTGGTAGTTGATTCCCCGTACCCCCAGAAGGAAAAACTCTCCACATTCGTCAGGTCAACACTCTGCTGGACGAAATTCGTGTCCTGAGTGCCGGACATATCGAGATGGGTACCATACACCCCGCTATGGATCTTCGAGGTACTGATACTGGTAGTGCTCCCCGTTGTCCATCCGGTAAAATCACCGGTCTCAAATCCGGAATTGGTAAACCGGTTTGGATTGGTAACCGTGATATAGCCGGTCTTCGTCTCGGTGTCATTGCCATATGCGTTCGTCGCGGTGAGGGTTACGGTGTATGCCCCTTCAACCGTGTACTCGTGCGAGGGGTTCTGCTCCTCGCTGTCGACGTTACCGTCGTTGTCGAAGTCCCAGAGCCACGAAGTGGGGGAACCTGTGGATTGGTCAGTGAAGTTAACTGTGAGAGGAGCACTACCACTCGTTACATTTGCAGTGAAAGCAGCAACGGGTTCAGGCTCAGGTGTTGAGGGCTCAGAGACAGTGATATAACCAATCTTCACTTCGGAATCGCTTCCTCCAGCGTTTGTGACCGTGAGGTTCACGGTATAGTTACCTGCTGCAGAATAGGTATGCTCAGGGTTCTGTTCCGATGATGTTTCGTTGTCCCCGAAATCCCATGCCCAGCTGGTCGGTGAGTTCGTAGATGCATCGGAAAATTCAACGGTTAGCGGAGCACTGCCGGATGTTGTATTTGTACTGAAATCAGCCTCAGGTACTGGAGGCATGACTACCGTGATGTAATCGGTCTTGATCTCATCGTCTGAACCTGCATCGTTCGTTACCGTGAGGTTGACAGTGTAGTTGCCGGCTGCGTTATAGATATACGAGGGATTCTGCTCAGTACTGTCAACTACTCCATCGTTCTCAAAGTCCCACATCCAGGAAATGATTTCTTCGCCTGTAGATTCGTCTGCGAACTGAATAGTTAGGGGAACCTCCCCCGAGGTGACATTCGCCGAGAAAGCTGCTACTGGAGCTGGGGGAGTGGAAGAACCCACAGATAAGGTTGCAGATCCTGTAACACCATCGGCGGTGGCGTTAACCGTGACAGTGCCGGCGGAGAGAGCGGTGAAAATTCCGTCATTGTCGACCGTACCAACCGATCCATCCGAAGAGAACCATGTAAAGACAGTGTCGGTAAGCCTCTCACCATATTGGGTGCTTGCCTGGGCTGAGAAGGTGAGGTTGTCACCAGCCTCCAGTTCGGCCTCAGCCGGAGAAACTGTCACGGTACTGAGCACCTCTTCATCGGCAATAACCCAGATGTTGTCGATGTAGAATCCAGCATTTCCCCACCAGTATTCCATATATGACCCTATCTTGAAGGTGTGTTCACCAGGCTCTATTCCCGTGAGGTCAATCTCGTAATGTTTCCAGTCTTTGTTGTTCAGAATCACAGGAAGAGAAAGCTTCTCATCACCATCCAGGAAGACTTTTACCCAGCTGCTGTAGACATAGTTAGTAGATAAAGACAAGGCATCAAATCGAAGAGTCTTTGCTCCTTCTGGAATATAGATCGTCCTTTCAGATGAGGTATAGATATTGTATCCGGATAACTGACCTGGATTACAGCCTATGCTGTAGTTTCCTTCATAAACCGGTGTATCAAACAGACCACAGTTAGTGCAGGTCCAGCTGTCAAGCGATTCGCAGGGATCCTGCCACGGGAGAGATGCACCCTCACTGGTAACCGTGATGTAGTCCGTCTTAAGTTCGTCATCACTTCCACTTGCATTGGTTACCGTCAGCTTTACGCTGTAGTTGCCTTCTGCGGTGTAGGTGTGGACAGGGCTCTGTTCTGTCGAGGTTGCACCATCGCCGAAGTCCCAGAGCCAGGAAGTTGGTGTGCCTGTAGACTGGTCCGTGAAATTGACATTGAGAGGAGCAGTTCCATTCGTTATGTCAGCAGCGAATGCTGCATCGGGCAATATGGGTGAAGCTGAGGAATACCCTATACTCATGAGGGCAAGTGGCATCTTGTAGTAGTTGCTGCCCTGCTTGTCATAAGCAAGCACACTGTCCTGTCCAGGAATAGGAAGACTGCTTATATCCCAGGTATTAGCCCCATAGTAAGGTCCTGATGCCACACCGGATGCAAGTATTGTTCCATTGAAAGTATAAATTCCATCCTTGCTGGCAAAGTAGATTGCAATAAGTTTTGCTGAACTCCAACCGCTTGCTAGTGAAGACGTGCCAAACAAGGTTGAACCGGTATATTCCGTATCAAGTGGATTTACAGTATCATGGCCCTGGTTTACCCAGTAATAAACCTGATCCGAATCGCCATCATCGTACGCAACAACCAGTGTTATTGCCTTAACACGCCCGTCAAATGACGAGTCTGTCTTGGTTGTCGTTGCCTGCACATTTACGGTCTGCCCGTTGATTTCGTCGGTGAGATCGTACCACATCAGGTAGTCACTTGTCACACGGTTCATGTGGTCGCTTAACCATACAGGGCCGGTTCCACCCTCACCTGGGAAGGAGTAAGCGGTATCGAAGGTCTCTTGTTTCCGGAGCTCGTAAGTGCTGTCGCCATTTGAATCAATGCCGATACTTACATTGCCCCGGTAATTGTTCTGCATGTGGCCGTCATAGACGTCAACATAGAGCCTGGCCCACTTGATATCGGTATAAGAAGGCAGAGTAAACGTTTTTTGAGCAGATGTCTCCATAGAGTAATATGAGTCGTACCAGAGCTCACCAGAAACTGTTCCTCTCTGGACCGTAGTTAAGGGAATACCACCATTGTAACTGTTTGCAGTGAGAGGAGTAAGGACAGCTATGGGTAGTGTTGCCGTATCGCTGCCACCCGGCCCGGTCACTGTAAGATTGACGTTGTAACTACCCTCAGTCACGTAAGTGTGAGTCGGGTTCTGTTCAGTGGAAGTGCTACCATTGCCAAATTCCCAATTCCAACTGCTCACACTTCCGGTCGATGTGTCGGTAAAGTTCACCGTGAAAGGTACCTGGCCGGAGTCTGCATCGATGGTAAAGTTGGCAACAGGCGCTGAAACATCAGAAGTCACGCTGATGTAGTCAGTCCTTGTTGTGGTGTTGCTGCCGCCATAGTTTGATGCTGTGAGTTTTACTGTATACGTACCTAAGGTTTCGTAGGTGTGAGATGGGTTTTGTTCGGTAGAACTCTTGCCGTCTCCAAAGTCCCATGCCCAGGAAGTCGGGATATTTGTCGATTCGTCCGTGAACCGGACTGAGAGAGGAGCTGTACCGCTGGTTACATCCGAACTTAATTCGGCAATAGGAGCGAGAACGATGGAACCGACAGTGATATATCCTGTTTTTACTTCAGAATCTCTTCCTAGAGAGTTAGATACCGTAAGTGTCACATTACAGGTTCCTTCGGTCGTGTAAATGTGAGTTGGGTTCTGTTCAGTGGAGTTTTCACCATCACCGAAGTTCCATGCCCAAGAAGTTGGAGTGCCTGTTGAGATATCGGTGAATTTCACCGTTAGAGGGGCATGTCCACTTGTGGTGTTTGCCGAGAAGTTGGCTTCAGAAGCAGTTTCCCTGGTGACTTCAAGAATAGCTGAGGCCAGGTTCATATATCCGTCACAGCTAACACCAAGCTCGTTGGTACCGTTTTGTAGAGTGCCGGTTACATCATACCATTTGTACGCTGGGTCTCCACCGCCGCTTCCTTTGATTGGGACGCTCCGCTTATTAAAAAGAATATTGCTCTGGCTGTTATCTGCACCGGAAGGCAGGAACGTTGTCATTTTAGAGGAAACAAAGTTTTCGGTAGTGACGTTATTGAACATGGCATAGGCGACGTAGGGATCAGTACTTATGCCGTCAGCGTTGTAGAGGCTGTCGCAGCCTTCATCAATCCAGATCATCCGATACGGCTCATCCGCATCCTCA
This genomic interval carries:
- a CDS encoding type II toxin-antitoxin system VapC family toxin, with protein sequence MKIIIDTNGFMIPVQFGVDIFEELKRLGFNEFYVPEAVVFEIEKLIKREKGSNRTAAKVARSMMDRGERIAGTGPADDVILRLAGEMEAAVLTNDIGLKRRLAECGIQTVSLRQKNRLDFV
- a CDS encoding DNA-directed RNA polymerase, whose product is MYKLMKLVDTVRIPPTLLGEEIMPTVKNALREKLEGQVDKKLGSLVAVYNIDEVGEGHILVGDGAVYYDVTFEAIMFIPELQEIIEGEVVEAVGFGVFVGMGPMDGLLHVSQITDDFISYDAKNARLVTKNGGKSISEGDHVRARIVAVSINEREPKESKIGLTMRQTALGKLQWLEEARRKKQPQEVPGEETA
- the spt4 gene encoding transcription elongation factor subunit Spt4 encodes the protein MSEKVCRHCLRVLDGQTCPVCGTSDLAEEWSGLVIILDTERSEIAKKLGVDIPDRFALKVR
- a CDS encoding GTP-dependent dephospho-CoA kinase family protein; the encoded protein is MSVHIELPTELRPLMKKPLGTLYRGKGRDTVEKFVGELASPTKLISVGDVTTFHLLEAGIIPDICIVDNRTKRKPVSRDVSDRNRDKVYEEVSVDNPAGIITDELIKTLCEAFASEKLLRIFVRGEEDLATLPVILMAPLGSVVLYGQPDEGVVFVKVTEKKKEEIRVLFEKLISKNQNTELDKIRRILDGHKDP
- a CDS encoding 30S ribosomal protein S24e translates to MDIKILKDKNNSLLNRRELDFIVKYEGSTPSRSDVRNKLAAMLNAPLELLVVQKIKTEYGMQESKGYAKLYAEEARMKQVEQEYVLKRNPAPGAETEEEEA
- a CDS encoding 30S ribosomal protein S27ae, which produces MAVKDYYKVQGDSVTRLKQFCPRCGPGIFLADHKNRLACGKCGYTEFKK
- a CDS encoding PKD domain-containing protein: MKRIFLILCIVALLCMTSLAAPALAETHSDSQASATQLMNVHIPFVQNQGQQPEAVKFYADTFYGTAYITDTDLTHSVAVTKDNVTCGVALKEQFVTADGTVISLTPQGEYPAETKVSYFLGNDSSKWQTGLSTYKIVSLGELYPGITVIAKAHGNNVEKLFSVAPGADPNNIRVKVLGADSIHVADDGSLVITTDDSNVTMAAPKAYQDGNSVKVIYHVLDNETYGFSMGEYDRSRTLLIDPFINYSTYFGGNDSEIVYGIKVDGKGNIHITGGTYSKDFPTTAGAYKTTNGGYYDVFVSKFDTAGNLVYSTYLGGNGGYITASEYGLGIAVDSAGDAYITGKTLSPDFPTTTGAYQTTKPYSTSFRCCAFVSKINSTGSLTYSTYLGGDGNDDEYGTGIAVDSSGNAYITGYTPRYGGNFPTTTGAYMETRAGNRDAFVTKLNPDGTALVYSTYLGGSSNDYGQKIAVDDEGSAYVTGYAKSGFPTTVGAYQITHGGGTYDAFVTKLNPEGTGLVYSTFLGGSDYELSYALTIDGTGNACITGSTSSSDFPTTSGAYQTTYGGGSYDAYVTKLNPEGTGLIYSTYLGGNGSADYGYEITTDSMGYAYITGYTNSADFPVTPGAYQTNSGGGSYDAFVTKLDPDGTCILSTYLGGTDSDYGYGIAMDSSGNAYVAGSTSSTNFPVTTDAYQIAMSGESDAFITKLNFTSPVAEFTADINYGDAPLTVNFTDQSTESPSSWAWDFDNDGTIDSTDQNPSYTYSIPDVYAVKLTVYNSGGSDSETKTEYITVTTPEPPVANFTADYIMGGAPMTVQFTDQSTGIVTGWAWDFDNDGATDSTVQNPSYIYTAVGNYTVRLKVSNYGGSDEEVKTDYIISLPDTEPPTVTANPAGGNITSATQVTLLTTDNLDPNPVIYYTTNGDDPTTASTRYAGAITITNSTVLKFIAVDASGNASPMQTETYTLEDMEAPNVTASPAGGTITVSTQVILSATDNADPDPSIYYTTDGSDPTTNSTQYTGAINITESTVLKFIAVDTSGNSSPVQTETYTFADMEAPAVTASLNSGNYYPARSVTLSATDNVDSNPSIYYTTDGSDPTTNSTLYTGPITMADYATTTLKFFAVDASGNVATVQIRNYTSYTGDYYTGGRFYTGNDLETGAYQEGNIAVKYSQGDSGYKSGGGWYSTTVHWTNTDLPIPADATVKEARLYQSYTWNNPGNPDFSLQFNGNTVNQTAFYGDGTDNFNGQGIFDVTPYFNKNSNTAIINASNPGVGIGGLYGAVLVVIYEDADEPYRMIWIDEGCDSLYNADGISTDPYVAYAMFNNVTTENFVSSKMTTFLPSGADNSQSNILFNKRSVPIKGSGGGDPAYKWYDVTGTLQNGTNELGVSCDGYMNLASAILEVTRETASEANFSANTTSGHAPLTVKFTDISTGTPTSWAWNFGDGENSTEQNPTHIYTTEGTCNVTLTVSNSLGRDSEVKTGYITVGSIVLAPIAELSSDVTSGTAPLSVRFTDESTNIPTSWAWDFGDGKSSTEQNPSHTYETLGTYTVKLTASNYGGSNTTTRTDYISVTSDVSAPVANFTIDADSGQVPFTVNFTDTSTGSVSSWNWEFGNGSTSTEQNPTHTYVTEGSYNVNLTVTGPGGSDTATLPIAVLTPLTANSYNGGIPLTTVQRGTVSGELWYDSYYSMETSAQKTFTLPSYTDIKWARLYVDVYDGHMQNNYRGNVSIGIDSNGDSTYELRKQETFDTAYSFPGEGGTGPVWLSDHMNRVTSDYLMWYDLTDEINGQTVNVQATTTKTDSSFDGRVKAITLVVAYDDGDSDQVYYWVNQGHDTVNPLDTEYTGSTLFGTSSLASGWSSAKLIAIYFASKDGIYTFNGTILASGVASGPYYGANTWDISSLPIPGQDSVLAYDKQGSNYYKMPLALMSIGYSSASPILPDAAFAADITNGTAPLNVNFTDQSTGTPTSWLWDFGDGATSTEQSPVHTYTAEGNYSVKLTVTNASGSDDELKTDYITVTSEGASLPWQDPCESLDSWTCTNCGLFDTPVYEGNYSIGCNPGQLSGYNIYTSSERTIYIPEGAKTLRFDALSLSTNYVYSSWVKVFLDGDEKLSLPVILNNKDWKHYEIDLTGIEPGEHTFKIGSYMEYWWGNAGFYIDNIWVIADEEVLSTVTVSPAEAELEAGDNLTFSAQASTQYGERLTDTVFTWFSSDGSVGTVDNDGIFTALSAGTVTVNATADGVTGSATLSVGSSTPPAPVAAFSANVTSGEVPLTIQFADESTGEEIISWMWDFENDGVVDSTEQNPSYIYNAAGNYTVNLTVTNDAGSDDEIKTDYITVVMPPVPEADFSTNTTSGSAPLTVEFSDASTNSPTSWAWDFGDNETSSEQNPEHTYSAAGNYTVNLTVTNAGGSDSEVKIGYITVSEPSTPEPEPVAAFTANVTSGSAPLTVNFTDQSTGSPTSWLWDFDNDGNVDSEEQNPSHEYTVEGAYTVTLTATNAYGNDTETKTGYITVTNPNRFTNSGFETGDFTGWTTGSTTSISTSKIHSGVYGTHLDMSGTQDTNFVQQSVDLTNVESFSFWGYGESTTRTYYVYIDDVLVAQPAATSNVWTQYTIPTNYSGVHTVAVKWIGSYSFGADIDDFSTNYVYANFTATPTLGIAPLAVQFTDNSTGSPTSWFWDFGDGATSNESSPMHTYSAAGNYTVNLTVENAAGSDFESKSDYIEVSEISGSTVSLYFDPESSSVSENESTEISVVASNFPAGLSGYNLTVSIDDPAIAEIVDIEYPSWALITQNSTLPATSIYMKTVDLEDAVQEGAADVVLATLTVSGKEKGSANLSIGVKRLEEDSGDSIEPVLLAGTIEVTLLSPLPDQEYAPKDLDGDGLYEDLTGNGEFSFVDIVAYFHNMDWIEENMPVEYFDFNGNGRIDFDDVVDMFAMI